One Mya arenaria isolate MELC-2E11 chromosome 5, ASM2691426v1 genomic window carries:
- the LOC128234019 gene encoding uncharacterized protein LOC128234019 isoform X1 has translation MATFFTFGILLAFSRSECFELSVNQDPNPAYEHDHVTLSARYSGFEEIEHPTRVVWSIISPLHSVGRILLPGCTVFGPIDNSAYNFTCSEDEFTWTILNVSRSQQGQIWSCTLATNVSADHAELALKLHVEVSSVQLIKPVEIEVRETEKSRVLFECVSDGLPAPTIRWFMDNKTPNNTDDEEELKLNSSSIISEIVQNADNTYHVKSQLHFTVDRKYDGMEIYCTANNTARVLISTRRPVIRVQYSQLFIENPVNCGEPAILRCRSSSATTSIWNFKLNGNSIVSSTTIDFNTVYSESTDLDGTITLVVRNTSVHDRGSYTCQISSYPESQPVGLEFECKPKALEINVTVDAKLHFVIDNVYPIPTELVVTVFSQFKEEFTCGYVSCKQNNEGYHNCVWNSNRYFRRGTYTYVVNMQFITKADSLAGSFTIDTNSSNESLTLETSHMVQDSEPDINLTCTYTGNRTVYVVSWYRNRALVGAVCPSCAILIPPHFDRYQFICPSTFETVLSVEQLILNQTLDMWMCQVGFGFGDVLESSPVDILLKGLVTEGPEQPVSISEKVKLIGGVIGGFVTGLLVGIASVFLVHKMRLVGKCMAEKETTDIPAKLAAAHQQESLPYENDKEQDIKTNPSEGVVCYQNTMGTAGSDQYVIRSLNNMYPRRVFFSFQTLYIFLFR, from the exons atggCTACGTTTTTCACATTTGGAATTCTGCTTGCGTTTTCCAGGAGTG aatGCTTTGAGTTATCGGTCAATCAAGACCCTAATCCCGCATATGAACACGACCACGTCACACTGAGTGCACGTTACTCAGGATTTGAGGAGATCGAACATCCGACTCGTGTTGTATGGAGCATAATTTCACCTTTGCATAGTGTCGGACGAATACTTTTACCTGGGTGTACTGTATTTGGCCCTATTGATAATAGCGCGTACAACTTTACATGTTCCGAAGACGAGTTTACATGGACTATTCTCAACGTCAGTCGGTCTCAACAGGGTCAGATTTGGAGTTGTACTTTAGCCACTAACGTCAGCGCTGACCACGCAGAACTAGCCTTAAAACTGCACG TTGAAGTTTCATCTGTGCAGTTAATAAAGCCAGTAGAAATTGAAGTAAGAGAAACGGAGAAATCTAGAGTACTATTTGAGTGTGTATCAGATGGACTTCCGGCTCCAACCATTCGTTGGTTCATGGATAACAAAACACCAAACAACACTGACGATGAGGAAGAGCTTAAGCTAAATAGTTCAAGTATAATTAGCGAAATCGTTCAAAATGCAGATAACACTTACCATGTGAAGAGCCAACTTCATTTTACTGTAGATCGAAAATATGATGGAATGGAAATCTATTGTACTGCAAACAACACTGCACGTGTGTTAATTTCGACAAGACGCCCCGTAATTCGTGTCCAGT ATTCGCAATTGTTCATTGAAAATCCTGTAAACTGTGGTGAACCTGCAATTTTGAGATGTAGAAGTTCTTCTGCAACAACATCAATCTGGAACTTTAAACTGAACGGCAATTCAATTGTCAGCAGCACCACTATTGACTTTAATACAGTGTACAGTGAATCGACAGATTTGGATGGAACTATTACGCTCGTAGTCCGTAATACAAGTGTACACGATCGGGGAAGCTACACCTGCCAAATATCTTCATATCCTGAGAGTCAACCCGTGGGACTGGAATTTGAAT GTAAGCCTAAAGCGTTGGAAATAAATGTGACAGTTGATGCAAAACTACACTTCGTGATTGACAATGTGTACCCTATCCCAACGGAATTGGTCGTTACAGTATTCAGCCAG TTCAAAGAAGAATTCACATGCGGATATGTCTCTTGCAAGCAAAACAATGAAGGATATCATAATTGCGTTTGGAATTCAAACAGATACTTTAGAAGGGGGACGTATACTTATGTTGTCAACATGCAATTCATTACAAAGGCGGATTCTTTAGCTGGAAGCTTCACCATTG ATACAAATTCCAGCAATGAAAGTCTTACTTTGGAAACGTCTCATATGGTTCAAGACAGCGAACCAGATATAAATTTAACATGCACTTATACCGGAAACCGAACTGTGTATGTGGTATCATGGTATCGTAACAGGGCTTTAGTAGGAGCTGTGTGTCCTAGCTGTGCAATTCTGATTCCCCCTCATTTCGATCGGTACCAGTTCATATGCCCGTCGACTTTTGAAACAGTTTTGTCTGTTGAACAGTTAATACTTAATCAAACTTTGGACATGTGGATGTGTCAAGTGGGCTTTGGATTTGGCGATGTTCTTGAAAGTAGTCCCGTGGATATACTTTTGAAAG gTCTAGTTACTGAAGGTCCCGAGCAACCAGTAAGCATTTCTGAAAAGGTCAAGCTTATTGGCGGAGTAATTGGTGGATTTGTGACCGGATTGCTTGTTGGTATTGCATCCGTATTTCTCGTTCACAAGATGCGTCTAGTCGGAAAATGCATGGCTGAGAAAGAGACAACAG ATATTCCGGCGAAATTGGCTGCCGCTCATCAACA AGAATCACTGCCCTACGAAAATGATAAGGAGCAAGATATTAAAACTAATCCAAGTGAAGGTGTCGTATGTTATCAAAACACAATGGGTACAGCAGGATCTGATCAGTATGTGATCCGTTCTTTGAATAACATGTATCCGCGGagagtgtttttttcttttcaaaccCTCTACATTTTTTTGTTCAGATAA
- the LOC128234019 gene encoding uncharacterized protein LOC128234019 isoform X2, with translation MATFFTFGILLAFSRSECFELSVNQDPNPAYEHDHVTLSARYSGFEEIEHPTRVVWSIISPLHSVGRILLPGCTVFGPIDNSAYNFTCSEDEFTWTILNVSRSQQGQIWSCTLATNVSADHAELALKLHVEVSSVQLIKPVEIEVRETEKSRVLFECVSDGLPAPTIRWFMDNKTPNNTDDEEELKLNSSSIISEIVQNADNTYHVKSQLHFTVDRKYDGMEIYCTANNTARVLISTRRPVIRVQYSQLFIENPVNCGEPAILRCRSSSATTSIWNFKLNGNSIVSSTTIDFNTVYSESTDLDGTITLVVRNTSVHDRGSYTCQISSYPESQPVGLEFECKPKALEINVTVDAKLHFVIDNVYPIPTELVVTVFSQFKEEFTCGYVSCKQNNEGYHNCVWNSNRYFRRGTYTYVVNMQFITKADSLAGSFTIDTNSSNESLTLETSHMVQDSEPDINLTCTYTGNRTVYVVSWYRNRALVGAVCPSCAILIPPHFDRYQFICPSTFETVLSVEQLILNQTLDMWMCQVGFGFGDVLESSPVDILLKGLVTEGPEQPVSISEKVKLIGGVIGGFVTGLLVGIASVFLVHKMRLVGKCMAEKETTDIPAKLAAAHQQESLPYENDKEQDIKTNPSEGVVCYQNTMGTAGSDQTAGNTKPYESLQERNQEEYDVILQY, from the exons atggCTACGTTTTTCACATTTGGAATTCTGCTTGCGTTTTCCAGGAGTG aatGCTTTGAGTTATCGGTCAATCAAGACCCTAATCCCGCATATGAACACGACCACGTCACACTGAGTGCACGTTACTCAGGATTTGAGGAGATCGAACATCCGACTCGTGTTGTATGGAGCATAATTTCACCTTTGCATAGTGTCGGACGAATACTTTTACCTGGGTGTACTGTATTTGGCCCTATTGATAATAGCGCGTACAACTTTACATGTTCCGAAGACGAGTTTACATGGACTATTCTCAACGTCAGTCGGTCTCAACAGGGTCAGATTTGGAGTTGTACTTTAGCCACTAACGTCAGCGCTGACCACGCAGAACTAGCCTTAAAACTGCACG TTGAAGTTTCATCTGTGCAGTTAATAAAGCCAGTAGAAATTGAAGTAAGAGAAACGGAGAAATCTAGAGTACTATTTGAGTGTGTATCAGATGGACTTCCGGCTCCAACCATTCGTTGGTTCATGGATAACAAAACACCAAACAACACTGACGATGAGGAAGAGCTTAAGCTAAATAGTTCAAGTATAATTAGCGAAATCGTTCAAAATGCAGATAACACTTACCATGTGAAGAGCCAACTTCATTTTACTGTAGATCGAAAATATGATGGAATGGAAATCTATTGTACTGCAAACAACACTGCACGTGTGTTAATTTCGACAAGACGCCCCGTAATTCGTGTCCAGT ATTCGCAATTGTTCATTGAAAATCCTGTAAACTGTGGTGAACCTGCAATTTTGAGATGTAGAAGTTCTTCTGCAACAACATCAATCTGGAACTTTAAACTGAACGGCAATTCAATTGTCAGCAGCACCACTATTGACTTTAATACAGTGTACAGTGAATCGACAGATTTGGATGGAACTATTACGCTCGTAGTCCGTAATACAAGTGTACACGATCGGGGAAGCTACACCTGCCAAATATCTTCATATCCTGAGAGTCAACCCGTGGGACTGGAATTTGAAT GTAAGCCTAAAGCGTTGGAAATAAATGTGACAGTTGATGCAAAACTACACTTCGTGATTGACAATGTGTACCCTATCCCAACGGAATTGGTCGTTACAGTATTCAGCCAG TTCAAAGAAGAATTCACATGCGGATATGTCTCTTGCAAGCAAAACAATGAAGGATATCATAATTGCGTTTGGAATTCAAACAGATACTTTAGAAGGGGGACGTATACTTATGTTGTCAACATGCAATTCATTACAAAGGCGGATTCTTTAGCTGGAAGCTTCACCATTG ATACAAATTCCAGCAATGAAAGTCTTACTTTGGAAACGTCTCATATGGTTCAAGACAGCGAACCAGATATAAATTTAACATGCACTTATACCGGAAACCGAACTGTGTATGTGGTATCATGGTATCGTAACAGGGCTTTAGTAGGAGCTGTGTGTCCTAGCTGTGCAATTCTGATTCCCCCTCATTTCGATCGGTACCAGTTCATATGCCCGTCGACTTTTGAAACAGTTTTGTCTGTTGAACAGTTAATACTTAATCAAACTTTGGACATGTGGATGTGTCAAGTGGGCTTTGGATTTGGCGATGTTCTTGAAAGTAGTCCCGTGGATATACTTTTGAAAG gTCTAGTTACTGAAGGTCCCGAGCAACCAGTAAGCATTTCTGAAAAGGTCAAGCTTATTGGCGGAGTAATTGGTGGATTTGTGACCGGATTGCTTGTTGGTATTGCATCCGTATTTCTCGTTCACAAGATGCGTCTAGTCGGAAAATGCATGGCTGAGAAAGAGACAACAG ATATTCCGGCGAAATTGGCTGCCGCTCATCAACA AGAATCACTGCCCTACGAAAATGATAAGGAGCAAGATATTAAAACTAATCCAAGTGAAGGTGTCGTATGTTATCAAAACACAATGGGTACAGCAGGATCTGATCA GACTGCTGGAAATACTAAACCATACGAAAGTTTGCAAGAACGTAACCAAGAAGAGTATGATGTCATCCTGCAGTATTAG